From the genome of Candidatus Tanganyikabacteria bacterium, one region includes:
- a CDS encoding transposase — protein ESVDQIAAAVDRYRARWIIEEFFKALKTGTAYQKRQFESRRAMLNALAVLGPVAWRLLALRATSRDSSETPATRVLTEVQVKILKAIVKKRKLNIKLSRVPTVREAMLAIAALGGHIKYNGPTGWQTLGAGMDYLLVAELGWWLHADLGKK, from the coding sequence GAATCCGTGGACCAGATTGCCGCAGCGGTGGACCGGTATCGGGCGAGATGGATCATCGAGGAATTCTTCAAAGCCCTAAAGACGGGCACGGCATACCAAAAGCGCCAGTTCGAGAGCAGGCGCGCCATGCTGAATGCCCTGGCCGTTCTTGGCCCAGTGGCCTGGCGCCTGCTCGCCTTGCGGGCAACTTCACGGGACTCGTCCGAGACCCCGGCCACCAGAGTCCTGACCGAGGTGCAGGTAAAGATCCTAAAGGCCATCGTCAAGAAGCGAAAGCTAAATATCAAGCTCTCGAGGGTGCCCACCGTAAGGGAAGCGATGTTAGCCATCGCAGCTCTGGGGGGCCACATCAAATACAACGGCCCCACAGGCTGGCAAACGCTCGGAGCGGGGATGGATTACCTGCTAGTTGCAGAGCTCGGATG